The following coding sequences lie in one Clarias gariepinus isolate MV-2021 ecotype Netherlands chromosome 27, CGAR_prim_01v2, whole genome shotgun sequence genomic window:
- the LOC128514797 gene encoding zinc finger protein 23-like isoform X3 gives MQSAEVELSLHTPVLLQLGEDVSTETRSGPDGGGSDCEEHTDAVDHQKRIKMEEINEEGFLCQSTWQVTARPEGQGTVGDVTPGDEQKPVVKEEPEDEDYLCEGTSSHGGEGKEEFQIMVVKEEESEGSVCTTTVCEMADDQLQVFSCSWCPLAYTSQISLEKHIRTNHSDEYDKVVISGEIQYDNLILTTSSSIQRLSSASVNTHGSVQKVYHCLQCGNRFTNQSNLRAHQRTHTGEKPFQCSQCGNSFTRQSSLHQHQVVHTGERPHRCLECGKTFTRQSSLQHHRRTHTGEKPHHCSECGKRFPRQSDLQKHQRIHTGEKPYHCLQCGKSFSQKGNLQTHQQVHTEEKPYRCSQCGKGFTWQSTFQAHQRIHERKVISVVTT, from the exons ctCGGTGAGGATGTGAGCACAGAAACCCGCTCAGGTCCAGATGGAGGAGGATCAGACTGTGAGGAACACACCGACGCTGTGGACCATCAGAAACGTATAAAAATGGAGGAGATAAACGAGGAGGGCTTCCTCTGTCAGTCCACATGGCAGGTCACGGCCCGGCCCGAGGGTCAGGGCACTGTGGGAGATGTCACACCTGGAGATGAACAGAAACCTGTAGTAAAGGAGGAACCTGAAGATGAAGACTATCTCT GTGAGGGAACATCGAGCCATGGGGGAGAGGGGAAAGAAGAATTTCAGATCATGGTTGTAAAAGAGGAAGAGTCCGagggcagcgtctgtaccaccacAGTTTGCG AAATGGCCGATGATCAGTTGCAAGTCTTCTCCTGCTCCTGGTGTCCACTCGCCTATACGTCTCAAATTAGCCTCGAAAAACACATCAGGACAAACCATAGTGATGAATATGACAAAGTGGTGATATCAGGAGAAATTCAATATGACAATCTAATACTGACGACCAGCTCCAGTATTCAGCGATTATCTTCTGCTTCAGTCAACACTCATGGATCAGTACAAAAAGTCTATCACTGTTTGCAGTGCGGGAACAGATTTACAAACCAGAGTAACCTCAGAGCTCACCAGCGCACTCACACGGGAGAGAAGCCGTtccagtgctcacagtgtgggaataGTTTTACTCGACAGAGTTCTCTCCATCAGCACCAGGTCGTACACACGGGAGAGCGGCCGCACCGCTGCCTTGAGTGTGGAAAGACTTTCACTCGACAGAGTTCTCTCCAGCACCACCGGCGGACACACACAGGCGAAAAGCCACACCACTGCTCGGAGTGCGGGAAACGTTTTCCTCGACAGAGCGACCTACAaaaacaccagcgcattcacacaggagagaagccatatcactgcttgcagtgtgggaagagttttagtCAAAAAGGCAACCTTCAAACGCACCAGCAAGTTCACACGGAAGAGAAACCGTATCGCTGCTCACAGTGCGGGAAAGGTTTTACCTGGCAGAGTACTTTTCAAGCTCACCAGCGCATTCATGAAAGAAAAGTCATTTCGGTAGTCACCACATAA
- the LOC128514797 gene encoding uncharacterized protein LOC128514797 isoform X5 produces MQSAEVELSLHTPVLLQLGEDVSTETRSGPDGGGSDCEEHTDAVDHQKRIKMEEINEEGFLCQSTWQVTARPEGQGTVGDVTPGDEQKPVVKEEPEDEDYLCEGTSSHGGEGKEEFQIMVVKEEESEGSVCTTTVCENRKGLQENEAEAKARREKTRLKVQAWRKRQRENGEKHNDIKKVNRERKKMSRLQLQQQARSDPKLLEALRKKKSEEMKQYRQRKKLKGDTQRADVSAYLRDEEPNTSKADDILKKKKAAWRMRIQMSEPTTRQSTTEEETQSGGGVPWETASRHSEKVKPVLPQIPILFNTDY; encoded by the exons ctCGGTGAGGATGTGAGCACAGAAACCCGCTCAGGTCCAGATGGAGGAGGATCAGACTGTGAGGAACACACCGACGCTGTGGACCATCAGAAACGTATAAAAATGGAGGAGATAAACGAGGAGGGCTTCCTCTGTCAGTCCACATGGCAGGTCACGGCCCGGCCCGAGGGTCAGGGCACTGTGGGAGATGTCACACCTGGAGATGAACAGAAACCTGTAGTAAAGGAGGAACCTGAAGATGAAGACTATCTCT GTGAGGGAACATCGAGCCATGGGGGAGAGGGGAAAGAAGAATTTCAGATCATGGTTGTAAAAGAGGAAGAGTCCGagggcagcgtctgtaccaccacAGTTTGCG AAAACAGAAAAGGCTTGCAGGAAAATGAGGCAGAAGCAAAAGCTAGAAGAGAGAAGACGCGGCTTAAGGTACAGGCGTGGAGGAAACGGCAGAGAGAAAACGGAGAAAAACACAACGACATTAAGAAAGTCaatagggagagaaaaaaaatgtccaggCTTCAGCTACAGCAACAAGCTCGGTCCGATCCTAAGCTCCTGGAAGCGTTAAGGAAGAAAAAGTCTGAGGAAATGAAACAATACCGCcagagaaaaaaactaaagggAGACACGCAGAGAGCAGACGTGTCGGCTTATCTCAGAGATGAGGAACCAAACACAAGCAAGGCCGATGACAttctaaagaaaaagaaagctgcTTGGAGAATGCGCATCCAAATGAGTGAGCCGACGACACGGCAAAGTACCACTGAAGAAGAGACTCAGTCGGGCGGGGGGGTACCCTGGGAAACAGCGTCTAGACACTCGGAGAAAGTTAAACCAGTATTACCACAAATACCCATTTTATTCAACACCGATTACTGA
- the LOC128514797 gene encoding zinc finger protein 239-like isoform X1, which translates to MQSAEVELSLHTPVLLQLGEDVSTETRSGPDGGGSDCEEHTDAVDHQKRIKMEEINEEGFLCQSTWQVTARPEGQGTVGDVTPGDEQKPVVKEEPEDEDYLCEGTSSHGGEGKEEFQIMVVKEEESEGSVCTTTVCESSDDVPKGFTCRWCSRCYTSQIYLHKHSRRCHSKEYKKVTVPGEIKHQNLISGSLNCYGQMQEEVHSCSQCGKSFSEPDNLLRHQHVHTRKKIHHCSECGKSFTNKNDFQTHHCFHTGEKPYDCTECGKSFTTKSNLQKHQRIHTGEKPYHCLQCGKNFYQGNHLQEHLRIHSGEKPHRCPECGKCFTKKYGLQMHHRVHTGEKPYHCSRCEKRFTNKGDLQRHQRVHTGEKLHCCSHCGNGFTRKSNLERHQCIHTGEKP; encoded by the exons ctCGGTGAGGATGTGAGCACAGAAACCCGCTCAGGTCCAGATGGAGGAGGATCAGACTGTGAGGAACACACCGACGCTGTGGACCATCAGAAACGTATAAAAATGGAGGAGATAAACGAGGAGGGCTTCCTCTGTCAGTCCACATGGCAGGTCACGGCCCGGCCCGAGGGTCAGGGCACTGTGGGAGATGTCACACCTGGAGATGAACAGAAACCTGTAGTAAAGGAGGAACCTGAAGATGAAGACTATCTCT GTGAGGGAACATCGAGCCATGGGGGAGAGGGGAAAGAAGAATTTCAGATCATGGTTGTAAAAGAGGAAGAGTCCGagggcagcgtctgtaccaccacAGTTTGCG AATCGAGCGATGACGTTCCTAAAGGCTTCACTTGCCGTTGGTGTTCACGGTGCTATACATCTCAAATTTACCTTCACAAACACAGCAGAAGATGCCACAGTAAAGAATATAAGAAGGTGACTGTGCCAGGTGAGATTAAACATCAGAATCTGATCTCTGGTTCTCTGAACTGTTACGGCCAAATGCAGGAAGAAGTCCATtcctgctcacagtgtggaaaaagTTTTTCTGAACCAGATAACCTCCTACGACACCAACACGTCCATacgagaaaaaaaatacaccactGCTCAGAGTGCGGGAAGAGCTTTACAAACAAGAATGATTTCCAAACCCATCATTGCTTTCACACGGGTGAGAAACCTTATGACTGCACAGAGTGTGGAAAGAGCTTTACAACGAAGAGCAATCTCCAaaaacaccagcgcattcacacgggagagaagccgtatcactgccTACAGTGTGGGAAGAATTTTTATCAAGGAAATCATCTGCAGGAACATCTGCGCATTCACAGCGGAGAGAAGCCGCATCGCTGCCCGGAGTGCGGGAAGTGTTTTACTAAAAAATATGGTCTTCAAATGCACCACCGCgtacacacaggagagaagccgtatcattGCTCGCGGTGTGAAAAGAGATTTACAAACAAGGGGGATCTCCAGCGGCACCAGCGCGttcacaccggagagaagcTGCATTGTTGCTCGCATTGTGGAAATGGTTTTACAAGGAAGAGTAACCTCGAACGACATCAatgcattcacacaggagagaaaccaTAA
- the LOC128514797 gene encoding zinc finger protein 239-like isoform X4: MEEINEEGFLCQSTWQVTARPEGQGTVGDVTPGDEQKPVVKEEPEDEDYLCEGTSSHGGEGKEEFQIMVVKEEESEGSVCTTTVCESSDDVPKGFTCRWCSRCYTSQIYLHKHSRRCHSKEYKKVTVPGEIKHQNLISGSLNCYGQMQEEVHSCSQCGKSFSEPDNLLRHQHVHTRKKIHHCSECGKSFTNKNDFQTHHCFHTGEKPYDCTECGKSFTTKSNLQKHQRIHTGEKPYHCLQCGKNFYQGNHLQEHLRIHSGEKPHRCPECGKCFTKKYGLQMHHRVHTGEKPYHCSRCEKRFTNKGDLQRHQRVHTGEKLHCCSHCGNGFTRKSNLERHQCIHTGEKP, encoded by the exons ATGGAGGAGATAAACGAGGAGGGCTTCCTCTGTCAGTCCACATGGCAGGTCACGGCCCGGCCCGAGGGTCAGGGCACTGTGGGAGATGTCACACCTGGAGATGAACAGAAACCTGTAGTAAAGGAGGAACCTGAAGATGAAGACTATCTCT GTGAGGGAACATCGAGCCATGGGGGAGAGGGGAAAGAAGAATTTCAGATCATGGTTGTAAAAGAGGAAGAGTCCGagggcagcgtctgtaccaccacAGTTTGCG AATCGAGCGATGACGTTCCTAAAGGCTTCACTTGCCGTTGGTGTTCACGGTGCTATACATCTCAAATTTACCTTCACAAACACAGCAGAAGATGCCACAGTAAAGAATATAAGAAGGTGACTGTGCCAGGTGAGATTAAACATCAGAATCTGATCTCTGGTTCTCTGAACTGTTACGGCCAAATGCAGGAAGAAGTCCATtcctgctcacagtgtggaaaaagTTTTTCTGAACCAGATAACCTCCTACGACACCAACACGTCCATacgagaaaaaaaatacaccactGCTCAGAGTGCGGGAAGAGCTTTACAAACAAGAATGATTTCCAAACCCATCATTGCTTTCACACGGGTGAGAAACCTTATGACTGCACAGAGTGTGGAAAGAGCTTTACAACGAAGAGCAATCTCCAaaaacaccagcgcattcacacgggagagaagccgtatcactgccTACAGTGTGGGAAGAATTTTTATCAAGGAAATCATCTGCAGGAACATCTGCGCATTCACAGCGGAGAGAAGCCGCATCGCTGCCCGGAGTGCGGGAAGTGTTTTACTAAAAAATATGGTCTTCAAATGCACCACCGCgtacacacaggagagaagccgtatcattGCTCGCGGTGTGAAAAGAGATTTACAAACAAGGGGGATCTCCAGCGGCACCAGCGCGttcacaccggagagaagcTGCATTGTTGCTCGCATTGTGGAAATGGTTTTACAAGGAAGAGTAACCTCGAACGACATCAatgcattcacacaggagagaaaccaTAA
- the LOC128514797 gene encoding zinc finger protein 239-like isoform X2, with protein MESAEVKLSLHTPVLLQLGEDVSTETRSGPDGGGSDCEEHTDAVDHQKRIKMEEINEEGFLCQSTWQVTARPEGQGTVGDVTPGDEQKPVVKEEPEDEDYLCEGTSSHGGEGKEEFQIMVVKEEESEGSVCTTTVCESSDDVPKGFTCRWCSRCYTSQIYLHKHSRRCHSKEYKKVTVPGEIKHQNLISGSLNCYGQMQEEVHSCSQCGKSFSEPDNLLRHQHVHTRKKIHHCSECGKSFTNKNDFQTHHCFHTGEKPYDCTECGKSFTTKSNLQKHQRIHTGEKPYHCLQCGKNFYQGNHLQEHLRIHSGEKPHRCPECGKCFTKKYGLQMHHRVHTGEKPYHCSRCEKRFTNKGDLQRHQRVHTGEKLHCCSHCGNGFTRKSNLERHQCIHTGEKP; from the exons ATGGAGTCAGCAGAGGTGAAGCTGAGCCTACACACTCCTGTTCTCTTACAG ctCGGTGAGGATGTGAGCACAGAAACCCGCTCAGGTCCAGATGGAGGAGGATCAGACTGTGAGGAACACACCGACGCTGTGGACCATCAGAAACGTATAAAAATGGAGGAGATAAACGAGGAGGGCTTCCTCTGTCAGTCCACATGGCAGGTCACGGCCCGGCCCGAGGGTCAGGGCACTGTGGGAGATGTCACACCTGGAGATGAACAGAAACCTGTAGTAAAGGAGGAACCTGAAGATGAAGACTATCTCT GTGAGGGAACATCGAGCCATGGGGGAGAGGGGAAAGAAGAATTTCAGATCATGGTTGTAAAAGAGGAAGAGTCCGagggcagcgtctgtaccaccacAGTTTGCG AATCGAGCGATGACGTTCCTAAAGGCTTCACTTGCCGTTGGTGTTCACGGTGCTATACATCTCAAATTTACCTTCACAAACACAGCAGAAGATGCCACAGTAAAGAATATAAGAAGGTGACTGTGCCAGGTGAGATTAAACATCAGAATCTGATCTCTGGTTCTCTGAACTGTTACGGCCAAATGCAGGAAGAAGTCCATtcctgctcacagtgtggaaaaagTTTTTCTGAACCAGATAACCTCCTACGACACCAACACGTCCATacgagaaaaaaaatacaccactGCTCAGAGTGCGGGAAGAGCTTTACAAACAAGAATGATTTCCAAACCCATCATTGCTTTCACACGGGTGAGAAACCTTATGACTGCACAGAGTGTGGAAAGAGCTTTACAACGAAGAGCAATCTCCAaaaacaccagcgcattcacacgggagagaagccgtatcactgccTACAGTGTGGGAAGAATTTTTATCAAGGAAATCATCTGCAGGAACATCTGCGCATTCACAGCGGAGAGAAGCCGCATCGCTGCCCGGAGTGCGGGAAGTGTTTTACTAAAAAATATGGTCTTCAAATGCACCACCGCgtacacacaggagagaagccgtatcattGCTCGCGGTGTGAAAAGAGATTTACAAACAAGGGGGATCTCCAGCGGCACCAGCGCGttcacaccggagagaagcTGCATTGTTGCTCGCATTGTGGAAATGGTTTTACAAGGAAGAGTAACCTCGAACGACATCAatgcattcacacaggagagaaaccaTAA